The genome window AGCGTTTCCTTGAATCCCGGTTATACTGGGACGATTACATTCCAAAAAAAGCCTTCGCAAAATGCTGACCCGTACAAAATTAATATTGCGGGAGATTTTGCCATTAATGCAGGAACCGTACTATCGCAAGGAGATACCTCTGTTGCTCACGGTGGGGTGACTGATGGGCGTGGTAATGAATACGGTTCTTTGAACCTGATTATTGGTTCGTCTGGAACCTTAAGCGCAGACAGTCTCGGGTTTCCAGCGTTCTCAGGGCCTGGGTATGGTGGTACGGGTACTTATGGAGGCCAAGGTTACTATAGTTCAGCAAACACATATGGTGATTTTTCAAATCCAGTAAGTTTGGGAAGTGGGAGTGCTAATGGTATAAGTGGCGGCGTATCTGGAGGCGGAGCAATGCTTATAAGCGTTACAGATACCGCAGACATATCGGGCACAATGTCAGCAAATGGCCAAACTTCAGGCGCTTACGCTGGAGCAGGCGGATCTGGAGGCTCTGTCAACGTGTCTGCCAAGACAATATCAAATAGCAGCGGAGGTGGTGTTATCTCCACAGAAGGTGGAGATGCCACATACACCTCTGCCGGTGGCAGTCCTGGCGGCGGCGGACGAATTAGCCTTCAAGCAACAACAATCAGCTATAACGGAACTCTAACAGCCGCAGGTGGAGTTTGGAACGCCAGCCGTTATGCTTCTGCCGGTACTATATTTAAAAAGGCCGGAGGCCAGAGCTACGGAGATCTTATTATTGACAATGGCACCAATGCTCCAGACTGGCGCATCTTCGGTGCTGCTCATTTAAAGGGCATAAACGATACGGGATCATATCAATTCGACAATCTGATAATCCAAAATTATGGAAAACTCGCTATAGATACCGGTCAAACTTTTGATCTTACAGGCGGCGTAACAGGTGGGGACAAAAATGCCGGTGTTATAAACGCAGGTACAATCACAACTCCTTCGACTTGGACACTGAATTATTTTTTTGCTGACAAAAATGGTACGATTACAAACCTAGCAAACAAAGATATCATTGTCTCCTCAACCGGCCGCCTAACTCATTACGCAAACGCCAATCTTGAAACTTATAAATTAAATTGGCAAATAAATAACTTTACCGTTCAATCAGGCGGGGAAGTAATTACCTCAGGTGTCGGTTATGCGGCTGGACAAGGAACTGGTTATACAAGTGGTGCAGGTTCGAGTTATGGGGGGGATGGATACGCCGCAAGCACCACCAAAGCCTACGGAGATTATTCGAACCCAATCAATCTCGGAAGCGGCGGGTCGTATGCCGGTGGCGGCGGGGCAATTATCTTGAATGTTACAAATACACTAGACATTTCGGGGACAGGTATTATTTTGGCAGATGGCCTGAGTCATGGGTCAATGAATAATAGCGCCGGCTCTGGCGGTTCAGTTAATCTGACCGCATCTTCTATCACCAACTCCGGTGGTGGGGGCTCAATCACAGCTAATGGTGGAAATTGTACTTTTTCCGGCGGCGGTTTCCAGCCGGGCGGCGGCGGCGGACGAATAAAACTCGAGGCGACTACGATTAGCTATAACGGAACAATTACTGCGGTCGGAGGATATAACGGCAACATGTATGCCTCTGGGGGCACAATTTACAAAAAGGCCGGTGGCCAGAGTTACGGTGATCTGATTATCAATAATGGAACAAATACGCCTTTAGTGAGAAACCAGTTAAGTGCCCATCTTAAAACTTCGACCGATAATGGCACTTATCAATTTGATTCGATAACATTTTCCGGTTATGGCAGGTTGGTTGTCGACGCAAACCAAACCCTAAAACTCGACTCTGGCACGATAAGCGGTAACAAAACATCGGGAATTGTAAATGCTGGTACTATTAATGTGCCGGATAGTTGGAGCTTGAACCATTATTATTCTGACAAAGGTGGCACGATTACGAATTCGTCAAGTAAAAGTTTGACAATTACCTCAACAGGCCTTATGACCCACTATCCGAATACGACTGATGAAACATATAAATTGAACTTAAATCTTTCAGGCCTGACCGTCCAATCAACTGGCGAGATCAATGTTGGTGAGATGGGCAATCAAACCGGGTATGGAAGTGGTTATGCAGCTGGAGTCGGTGCATCTCACGGCGGTGTCGGCGGAAGCTCAACTGCAGCTAAAACTTATGGTGATTATACCAATCCGATCAATATTGGAAGCGGTGGTAGCGGTAATGGCGGTGGCGGTAATGGCGGTGGCGCAGCAATTATCAATGTAACCAATTCGCTTGATATTAGCGGAACAATTTCGGCTTCTGGCGGTACATACCCGGGAGCCTGTTATGACTATGGATCAAGCGGTGGAAGTATTAATCTAACGGCCGGACAAATTACGGGCAGCGGCTATCTGTATGCACTTGGCGGAACCGTCAATTTTGGCTGTGCTGCACGTGACGGCGGCGGCGGCGGACGAATTAAAGCAGAAGCGACATCGATAGCGGGGACTTTGCATTATTCCGCGGCAGGCGCGCCAGGGGCTGGCACCCGCGGTGGATCTGCTGGTACGATTTACAAAAAAATAACCGGGGAATCAACCGGCGATCTTATTATCGATAATTCAACTACAAGCGCTACTGCATATACTCCCCTAACGATGCCTGTTTCTCTGAAAGTTTTAACGCTGCAAAGCAATGGCAGGCTTGAGGCAAATCCGAATGCTGACTCGGGCCAAAATGCCTTTTCAATCTCAGGGGATTTGACCATTGCTTCTGGAACTACAATGAGTGTGAAAGGAGATGCTGACGGGACCCCTGCTGCAGGTTCTTGGCCGGCACTAACGGTCGGAGGTAGCGCGAGCATTGCTGGCACGCTGACAGCAACTGGCAATGGTTTCATTCACGATACCGGTCCCGAAAGTGGTAAAGGGTTAGTTGCTGGTGGAAATGGTTCCGGTGGCGGTTATGGCGGCGCGGGGGGAAATTCGGCCGGCGGCGCCGTTGGGGGCCAAACTTACGGAGATCAGAGGAACAACAATTATCTTGGCTCCGGCGGTGGAAATACGAATGGCGGATCCGGCGGCGGAATGGTCAAGCTTTCTGTGGCTGGTAACTTGGCGCTTTCGACGACAGGTATTATTTCTTCGGATGGCAATGCTGGTGGCGCAAATGGCGGTGGTGGTTCCGGCGGATCAGTCCAGATTGTTACCGGCGGTACTTTGTCCGGATCCGGAAGTGCTAAGATCACCACAAATGGGGGAGCTGGCGGTAGTGCTGGTGGCGGCGGTGGCGGCGGACGCGTTACCATTTATACGGCAAGTGATTCCTATACAGGTGCGCTGACGGCAAATGGAGGCACCAAGGGCACAGGAGCCCAGGATGGTTCTGCTGGTACCATACTGAATCAACATTCACCGACGGCACCAACAATTACTTCGCCAACCGATGCGGCAACCGGTCAAGTGCAAAGGATAGCTTTTCACTTTAATTCGACAGATATCGATACTGACTGGATTCAATACAAATTACAATTAGCTACAGATTCCGGTATTACGCAAAACGTCTCAACTTTCGACGAAACGGTTTCACAATCTCCGTCTGATGGCGGCCGATCTGCAGCTTTTTCAAATCAGAATATGACAACCGGAAAGGCGGCTGGGACCGATGGCTATGAATCGGGACGCGATGCAATTTTGACGCTAACTTCGGATTTAACTCAAGGTGCGACTTACTATTATCGCGTGTATGCCTATGACCCGGAGGGTGTTGATTCGTTTGATGGTACGCAGCACTGGTCTATCGCTTCGAGCGTACAATCATTCACGGTTGCGGCTATCGACCGCATCGCTTTTTCAACTGCACAGCAGGAAATCGTGGTGACTTTCTGTTCGGCAGAGATGACGATAAACTTGAGAAATTCAGCGAATACCAACATGAATTTGACTGCTGATGACGGCTCAAAGACAATTCATTTGGCATCAACCTCATCAGGTGGAAAATTTTATTCCGACGGCAATTGCCAATCGGAGCTTTCCGGCGCAAATGTCACAATTGCCCCGGGAAATTCAGCCTCAACCTTCTATTACAAAGACACGGTTCCGTCCGCGGTAGGAGGATATTGGAATATCACTGCGGCCGAGTCTCCATCAGCCGGCTGGACGGATGGATCGCAAAATATTCGGATCAAAGCAGGTGATTTTGGTTCTTTCGAGATTACTGGCGCACCAGCCACCATTGTTGCTGGCCAAGCCTTCTCGTCACCGGCAAACGATATTACCGTGACGGTGAAAGATGTATTTGGCAATGTAAAGAACGACTGGATCGGGGAAATTTGGTTCTATTCTTCCGATTCCCAGGCAACCTTTCCTTACAATGATTCGAGCAAATATACTTTCACATCGGGAGAGGGATTAGATAACGGCACCCACACCTTCGCGGGGACAGGATTTACTTACAAAACGAAGGGCAACCAATCTCTTGTAGTTCACAACTCGGAAGGCAGCGAACATGATGCCGTGACAAATGTGGCAGTCACGCCGGCTGCAACGGATCATTTTGGCCTTGCCAGTTATCCGAAGACCACGCAAGGATATTTTGCCATGGCCTCATTTGCCTGGAATACGCCGGGTTACTCGAATGCTCCGTATACGCCAGCAGTGACTGTTTATGACCAATTCAACAACGTCAAAGACAATTTCACCGGCAGTGTCTGGTTTGAATTATACAAATCGTCCGACACACCGGGAAATCCAGGTGACTCAACTGCCAGCTATTCTTTTGACAATGATTATACCAATCCTTATACCTTTACTTCCGGCACAGGGAATGACAACGGCGCGCACGCATTTGCCGGTAGTGGGTTTATAGTGAATTCTGCCGGATCAGATTTGCGATTCAGGGTTAAAACCACAGACAATGGCAATAAATACTCTGATTTCACAATTTCGGTAAAACCGCAGGCGATCGATCACTTTGGCATCACCGCCTCCCCGACGCTTTCCAGAGGTGGCACAGACTGGGAGAAAGCAGTGGACTCGACCTTTACTGAAGATGTGACGGTCACTGCTTATGATGCGTTTGGCAATGTAAAAACCGATTATGGATATGATGAAAATACCAAGGCGGGAATGATTTATTTTTATTCATCCGACACATATGCAGTGTTGCCATATTACAAAACCGTTTCAACCGATTCCACGCATTGTTACAATTTTCCGGCCGATAATACCGGTACTTACACATTTACCCCAGAGAATACGCCGACAAATTACTTCATGTTTCGTACTGGAGGATACCAAACAATTTCAGCATCAGAATGTATCGATCCAACCTCCGATTATGCAACCAATGTGAATACCAATCGTTATGATCCAAGGCTTGAGGGGACAAACCCATTAAAACTTGCTGCTTCGATTGGTTCTCTTCCTGCCGCGAATGCTACGCCTAACAAAGTATTTGTGTCACAGCATGTGCCAGGGTCAAATCATACAGCAACAGCCCACACAAATGATGCCAACGATCTTATTTCGGCAGCACCTGGCCACCAACAGGCAACTATCTCCTGGTACAATCCATTCGACGTGCCGTCTGATTCCAATGTTCATCCTCAGGTTTATGTTTATCGTTGTACTCTTACCGATTGTAATGATCCGGAAAATTTCCAAAAAATTATAACCAATCCTTCCGAAGTTGCCGCAACTCCATCGACTTGGGGTTCATATACCGATACCGGCCTTACAAACGGCCAGGATTACTATTATCGCCTAAGCTATGCCTACGAAAAACAAGATAGCACCTACCTCGAGAGTGGATTTTCTAATATTGTTACCGTTCAGCCGGCGGATATCGCGCCGAGAAATATTACAGCAGAACAGCTGGATGTAAGCGACCCGACCAATCCTGGAAAAATTAAAATCAATTATGATTTAAGGTGGGCTTCGACCATTTCGATTGCATATTTCGATCCTGACTTAAATTCGTGGCACAACGCATCATCTTCGGCGCAGTCTGGCGATGTCGGGGCGGGGATAACCGGGGATGAGAATCTGATCAGCCATATTGCCTATCTGGATCCGAACGTCGATTTTGATGGCAAATATCTCGAAGATTCATTTAAGATCAGGGTCAAAGCGCAGGTTAACGGGAATAACGCTTATTCTGATTCAGCGACGATGGATTTGGATTCAAAGAATCCGGTCTCGACTTTGGTAGTCGACGCAACGGCGGGGAGTACTGCCAATTTGGCTATTACCGGCACAGACGATACGGGACCGCTCAAAATGATGGTTTCGACGCATGCGGATTACAATGGGGCAAGCTGGGAATCGTTTGCAACTTCAAAATCTAATCTGGATATCACAGGTGCCACTAATGTGTATCTTAAAGTCCGCGACAACTTCAACAACATTACCGAAGTTATCACCCCATTAACCTCTGCGCCAACCAATATTCAAATCAAGGATGCGTCCGATATTACATCGGGTGATTATCGCTTGGCGATTATTTGGCATTCGGTTCCCGGCGCTGCCCATTACAATATTCTACGCACGACCGACGGCTCAACATATAACAAGATTTCTGAAGCAACTGAAAACGGATATCTGAATATGAACTTAAGCCAGGGAACGACTTATGGGTATAAGGTTACAGCTCAGGATTCTTCCGGCAATATTTCCTTGCCGGCCGGGCCGGTTTCATCCGAGCCTGGAAGTGCGCCGGATGTGACATCGCCGCCACAAGTAGAAATTTTCGGCTGGAAGCAGGATGTTGGAGTTCGCGTAAGAGTCACCTGGCATACCGATCAAAGCTCTGATTCATTTGTAGCGTATTCAACCGATCCATTGTCTTCCGGCACAGCTTTAACCACCACCAATGGCACAACCGATTCAGTAAAAGTTGTCGGTTCTCCTGATCTTAAAACAGATCATGAGATAATGCTCTACAACCTCAATCCTTCAACAAAATATTACTTCAAGGTGCTTTCCAAAAACCAAATTCAGATTACGGGAGCATCGGATGTCTACGATTTCACAACTCCAGAGCGCATTCTTCTCACAATTTCAGGCCTTAAGATATTGGATATTACAAATACCCAAGCCTTGGTATCCTGGACAACCTCCAAGCTGTCCACGACAAAATTGGAGTATGGAAAGAGCGTAAACTATGAAAGTAATATTCTCGATGAGACAATGAACACAGATCACAAGTTCCAGCTGACCAATTTAACTGCCGGTGAGTATCATTTACGTGTAAATGCGACTGATTCGGATGGGAATGTAACAATTTCTGATGATTACACCTTCACAATTCCGGAAACCCCGGTAATTTCGGGTCTTTCAATTTCAGAGGTTGGCGACAACGGCGCTACAATATCTTGGACTACCAATGTCCCCTGCGATTCGAACGTTGATTTTGTTGCCAGCGATAAGGTGGGAGGATCGCAAGGCGATGGCACCAGGCTAACCACACACAAGGTAAAATTGATCGGGTTGGATTCAAAGACAACTTATTCAATCAAAGCAAGATCGACCGACCAATATGGTAATGTGGCACTATCCGGCGAACAATCATTCACGACAACTGCAGACACACAAGCACCACAAATTTTGAACCAAAAATCGGAAGTTTCTTCGACTGGGGCAGGAGATTCTATTAAATATCAATTGATAGTCTCCTGGGAAACCGATGAACCCGCTACTTCCAAGATAGAGTATGCCGCAGGTATGGGTGAAAATTATGATTCTGCCTCGCGCGAGGATCTATCACTTAATATGACGCACGTAGTCATAATCTCTGATCTTAAGCCAAATTCGCTGTATCATTTCCGTATCAAGAGCATGGATAAAGCCGGAAATACTGCATATTCCGATGACTACACCATTACTACGCCACCAAAAGAAAAAAATATCCTGA of Patescibacteria group bacterium contains these proteins:
- a CDS encoding LamG-like jellyroll fold domain-containing protein yields the protein MGDFLRKFSALTKLRRQRKERSFDMEKLSYDQAREKFSKIFEGKITEIKSEAEAIPQKYSEIKSDAHAKHGRELRRIERQKARELKKLSNEERYVRSRIKYIEAGGTKTTFSVFKSLDSNLKHRFSWYEKWSLNPLSAKVNLSAAGIYIFAFLFVVSFFAQIPKVSDASGTYAWKSTKVAQIDAKSSQDVPNLDNSSEPQKSISVDNVTVNFSDQNKTASTEIAATIGGNNETNAVKFTLLQSSGEKSESVSKNRSIWQKIAGIFQAEAEDSNEANPGTGEIKEATGIEVISSDEKNSVTYKVNDNLDLAYEVTKDAGSAKIKETAIIKDAIALSNDKLLFDVNLSGLSAVAHDDGSYDLVSGDGELVMQIAAPTIFDAEQNSGMVNLAIDETDGSATYSIDPEFVKTAKYPLYLDPTVTITTSTTTNPNSYSKDHTLFEATNGSMVNIYSDGSSLYYTISSDHGNTWGAGTKILDTATADDTGFSGWMTADNKIHLVYSNNGTNSYIFYRALTFDTGTNAITSTGTEYTVESAGTSQAFPSVTVSTAATIYVAYRYYDGANYTIKVKPSTATDGSTWDTAATISSGTNASAATYPELTLWGDNPAVVYNFANGSFRWNYYNGSAWQAAGWTNENISNEVDADTGLEFSLSQATSDHFLHLAWRGSSTNGILYRKLASASDTSKWDSASQAVTSSHDDRYPNLGLGLNDALYLYYSEYVGANSYNVKYVEKVGNTAFGSTKVSVTTDNANNLIPKAAMKGTSVQIAAYPASAYDLSFSGSSQYVNIGSGYDNFTSGLTFSIWAYPTNTNGWGRYFDLANGSANNNIMFARNGTTTNLTYDIYNGATSGGSVTANGVIELNKWQHFVVTETASGVVTIYKNGSVVGGSASFILPNNITRTSNYIAKSNWPDPYYAGQIDEPQIYNRALTSDEVTALYNGGSISQLYFSSGLVAGWHLEENSGTSIADYSGNGYTGALQGPPTWVSQGSGGVYTVPAISISSYSPVVFVSGTGPSYDINYAPTVKVWSAAADGNWETDANWTPSGAPAAGDIVLFDGTSTKNCTVTTYTGSAGGMGIADGIGSVSLNPGYTGTITFQKKPSQNADPYKINIAGDFAINAGTVLSQGDTSVAHGGVTDGRGNEYGSLNLIIGSSGTLSADSLGFPAFSGPGYGGTGTYGGQGYYSSANTYGDFSNPVSLGSGSANGISGGVSGGGAMLISVTDTADISGTMSANGQTSGAYAGAGGSGGSVNVSAKTISNSSGGGVISTEGGDATYTSAGGSPGGGGRISLQATTISYNGTLTAAGGVWNASRYASAGTIFKKAGGQSYGDLIIDNGTNAPDWRIFGAAHLKGINDTGSYQFDNLIIQNYGKLAIDTGQTFDLTGGVTGGDKNAGVINAGTITTPSTWTLNYFFADKNGTITNLANKDIIVSSTGRLTHYANANLETYKLNWQINNFTVQSGGEVITSGVGYAAGQGTGYTSGAGSSYGGDGYAASTTKAYGDYSNPINLGSGGSYAGGGGAIILNVTNTLDISGTGIILADGLSHGSMNNSAGSGGSVNLTASSITNSGGGGSITANGGNCTFSGGGFQPGGGGGRIKLEATTISYNGTITAVGGYNGNMYASGGTIYKKAGGQSYGDLIINNGTNTPLVRNQLSAHLKTSTDNGTYQFDSITFSGYGRLVVDANQTLKLDSGTISGNKTSGIVNAGTINVPDSWSLNHYYSDKGGTITNSSSKSLTITSTGLMTHYPNTTDETYKLNLNLSGLTVQSTGEINVGEMGNQTGYGSGYAAGVGASHGGVGGSSTAAKTYGDYTNPINIGSGGSGNGGGGNGGGAAIINVTNSLDISGTISASGGTYPGACYDYGSSGGSINLTAGQITGSGYLYALGGTVNFGCAARDGGGGGRIKAEATSIAGTLHYSAAGAPGAGTRGGSAGTIYKKITGESTGDLIIDNSTTSATAYTPLTMPVSLKVLTLQSNGRLEANPNADSGQNAFSISGDLTIASGTTMSVKGDADGTPAAGSWPALTVGGSASIAGTLTATGNGFIHDTGPESGKGLVAGGNGSGGGYGGAGGNSAGGAVGGQTYGDQRNNNYLGSGGGNTNGGSGGGMVKLSVAGNLALSTTGIISSDGNAGGANGGGGSGGSVQIVTGGTLSGSGSAKITTNGGAGGSAGGGGGGGRVTIYTASDSYTGALTANGGTKGTGAQDGSAGTILNQHSPTAPTITSPTDAATGQVQRIAFHFNSTDIDTDWIQYKLQLATDSGITQNVSTFDETVSQSPSDGGRSAAFSNQNMTTGKAAGTDGYESGRDAILTLTSDLTQGATYYYRVYAYDPEGVDSFDGTQHWSIASSVQSFTVAAIDRIAFSTAQQEIVVTFCSAEMTINLRNSANTNMNLTADDGSKTIHLASTSSGGKFYSDGNCQSELSGANVTIAPGNSASTFYYKDTVPSAVGGYWNITAAESPSAGWTDGSQNIRIKAGDFGSFEITGAPATIVAGQAFSSPANDITVTVKDVFGNVKNDWIGEIWFYSSDSQATFPYNDSSKYTFTSGEGLDNGTHTFAGTGFTYKTKGNQSLVVHNSEGSEHDAVTNVAVTPAATDHFGLASYPKTTQGYFAMASFAWNTPGYSNAPYTPAVTVYDQFNNVKDNFTGSVWFELYKSSDTPGNPGDSTASYSFDNDYTNPYTFTSGTGNDNGAHAFAGSGFIVNSAGSDLRFRVKTTDNGNKYSDFTISVKPQAIDHFGITASPTLSRGGTDWEKAVDSTFTEDVTVTAYDAFGNVKTDYGYDENTKAGMIYFYSSDTYAVLPYYKTVSTDSTHCYNFPADNTGTYTFTPENTPTNYFMFRTGGYQTISASECIDPTSDYATNVNTNRYDPRLEGTNPLKLAASIGSLPAANATPNKVFVSQHVPGSNHTATAHTNDANDLISAAPGHQQATISWYNPFDVPSDSNVHPQVYVYRCTLTDCNDPENFQKIITNPSEVAATPSTWGSYTDTGLTNGQDYYYRLSYAYEKQDSTYLESGFSNIVTVQPADIAPRNITAEQLDVSDPTNPGKIKINYDLRWASTISIAYFDPDLNSWHNASSSAQSGDVGAGITGDENLISHIAYLDPNVDFDGKYLEDSFKIRVKAQVNGNNAYSDSATMDLDSKNPVSTLVVDATAGSTANLAITGTDDTGPLKMMVSTHADYNGASWESFATSKSNLDITGATNVYLKVRDNFNNITEVITPLTSAPTNIQIKDASDITSGDYRLAIIWHSVPGAAHYNILRTTDGSTYNKISEATENGYLNMNLSQGTTYGYKVTAQDSSGNISLPAGPVSSEPGSAPDVTSPPQVEIFGWKQDVGVRVRVTWHTDQSSDSFVAYSTDPLSSGTALTTTNGTTDSVKVVGSPDLKTDHEIMLYNLNPSTKYYFKVLSKNQIQITGASDVYDFTTPERILLTISGLKILDITNTQALVSWTTSKLSTTKLEYGKSVNYESNILDETMNTDHKFQLTNLTAGEYHLRVNATDSDGNVTISDDYTFTIPETPVISGLSISEVGDNGATISWTTNVPCDSNVDFVASDKVGGSQGDGTRLTTHKVKLIGLDSKTTYSIKARSTDQYGNVALSGEQSFTTTADTQAPQILNQKSEVSSTGAGDSIKYQLIVSWETDEPATSKIEYAAGMGENYDSASREDLSLNMTHVVIISDLKPNSLYHFRIKSMDKAGNTAYSDDYTITTPPKEKNILTIIINAVIGPINDIYSGLMQKFRLR